The stretch of DNA TATTGACAGCTTTTATCTCCAAAGGGTGAGGATGATGCCTTCTACTCATTTGATGAGGAAAAGATAGGAACACCTCTCCTTCCAAACAAGCACCAAAAACAGAGCGAATGGCCCTGCTGAAAGTGAAGCCTGTGCTAAAAGCAGATATGATGCTCTTGCTGAAAGACAATTTGCGATCAAGTAGCCGGACACCCAAGGAGGATCTTAGGAGACAACTTCTGTCAGAAATTTTACGCAAGAAAACTAATGAGACAGCAATGAGAAGTGATGGTACCAACAATAATCTGTTGGAGGGACATGGCCAGTTCAGAGCTATGGGTGAACTAGTTGCATAAAAGAATGCAAGTGACTTTCCCCGTGTTGATCGGCTGGAGATACAGGTGGACAAGCAGAATGAGGCTATCCTATTACCAATATATGGATTTATGGTCCCCTTCCATGTGTGTACTGTGAAAAAAGCAGAAATTCGTGGGGACAGTAAGAGAAGTGTTTATGTTTCCATTACATTTAATGTCCCAAACACTGTTTCCAGTCTCCAAGATTCAGGCTTGCAGGCAAATATAAGTGTTGTTTTCTTGAAAGCAATCACAAGAGACAGAAGGCATGCTGAAGAGGTGGTTCAATCAATGAAGATTCTTCAAAAAGAAGTCTTGGAAAGAGCCAAAAGAGCAAGTTTGGTCAGCCAAGAAAAGCTTCAACTACATGATGGCCTGACAAGGGATAGGACTCAGTTGCTTGATTTGTGGATACGGCCAGCACTTTCCAGCCGTGGAAGGAAGGTCCCTGGAACACTGGTAGCCCATGTCAATGGTTTTCAGTATACCGTTTCTAAATCTGAAAAGGTTGATATTATGTTTGGCAATATAAAGCATGCCTTCTTTCAGCCAGCTGAGCGAGACATGATCACACTCCTTCACTTCCATTTATACAATGAAATAGCGGTGGGCAACAAGAAGACTAGAGATGTTCAGTTCTACATTGAAGTGATGGATGCTGTTGATTCAATTGGTCTGAAGCGCCGATCAGTATGGGATCCTGATGAAATTGAAGAAGAGCAACGTGAATGGGCATGGAGGAGGGAGATAAATTGACAGTTTGAACTTTTTGTGAGAAGGGTTGATTCCAGGTCCAAGCCCAGATTTAACCAGCTTGCCTTACAGTTTGAAACACCACTGCAAAAGCTTGGTTTCAATGGAGTCCATGGCAGAACGACTTGTTTTATTGCCCCTTCTCCAAGTTGTCTGGTTCAGCTTATTGACGCACCGTTCCTCATAACATCCTTGAGTGAGGTTGACATTGTATGCCTGGAAAGGGTGGCGCTTGGGCAGAAATCCTTTGACATGGTATTTGTGTTTCATGATTACACGAGGGATGTCATGCACATAGAAGTCATTCCAATGACTGATCTAGATAAGATCAAAGATTGGCTCAACGATTGCAGCCTGAAGTACTACGAGTCCAAGCTGAACCTTAACTGGTGCAAGGTCCTTAAGACGATGATGAATGATCAAGAGTCTGAAACGAACGATAGGTGGGAATTCTTGAACCTGGATGCCAGTGACTCCGATCCAGAGAGTTCGGAGACAGAAGACGACCAGTATGAACCTTCTGATATGGAGACCGGGTCTGAATCAGATGATGAGGGCAGCGATGATGAATCAGTGGTTAACTCTGGTGATGATGATGGTGGCTCAGATGAAGATGATGGTGGTGAGTCATGGGACGAGATAGAGCGCAAGGCAGGGGATGCTGACGCAGAGATGGGCAGTGAATCGGACAGCGAGGACGAGAGGCAGCGGAGGAGGGAGAAAGCAAAGGCCAAGTTTCGGCGTCCTAGTGAGCCATCATCCAAGGGTGCCCCGCAGAAGAGGCAGCGGATGAACTGATGGGTAGCGGTAGGATCCTGTTGTCAGCAGTTCAGTTCTTCTGAAATTCTATCTGGACAACGCTCTGTGTATCAGTAGAGAACTTTGCAGCGTGTTTTACATTCATTACTCATGTGGAGTTACTGTTAGATTATTCTAAACCTTTTTCCTGATTTTACACCTATTCCAAATCTTGATGCTTGGAAATAATTTACCTGCCTTTTTTTGTCTTCTCAATAATAAAGAGCTCGCCTCACATTATTTTGCTTAGAAAATATACGGCTAACCAGTAGGATGTCTATGTAGTACAGTAGTCATCACTACAATGTAGTAGCAAGCTATTTTGTAAGACAGTTTGTGAAATAACAAGCTACGGTTTATCCCTTGATTGAAGAGAGAATCATTTTTGAAAAGTGATGTTTAACTGGCGCCAAGCAAGCGCTAATGTGATTGAAGAAAAGCAACGTTACCTTGCACACAGAAAGGAGATAAATAGGCAGTTTGGGATGTTCGTCAGAGAGTTGATTTCATTTGGATACGATCAAAGGTTGCCTTGATGATTGCAGCTAAAGTACTTTCTGTCAAGGGCTCAAGGCTGAAACTCTGTTGGCACAAGGTCCTTACAATGATGATGAGTGTTCTTAGAATCGCATTTACGTTCCGTAATTTAACTTTTCTGGAATTGCCTTGTGAAAATTATATGATTGGAAGCGAGGGGACATAAACTCTTTTGTGTAGTGATTGTAAAACACATAGAAAAAAACTTAGCGCTGAAGTTTTTATACGCGCAAGCTGAGCCTTACCTTTTAAAATCAATAATACATATACTTTAGGATGCCGAGTTCCGATCCCTTCATCTCTCCAATACATGTTTTATTGAAAGTTAATTGGCCCTGTttattttttggatttttcaaaatcgaacctTCAAATCAGCCATAAGCTAAAATAAACAAGGCCAATGAAGCCTTAATCTCCTTAAAGTATTTTTGTTCAGGATCACACGAGACTTTTTATGCGACAAACTTTATCAATCTTGTGTATATTAGTGGGTAAAGTCTTCTAGAATTTAACTGCCTGCGTATGTAAAATGACAGCTAAACGAGAATTAGGATATAACAGATCTAAACTTAGGCTACAATTTTGCCTCCCATAGTGCCATTCAACTCGGTCAGAGTGGCAAAAAGTTAATTATACCAACTTCTCATTGGTTTAGATCTTGCGGCCCATTTGAAACTTGGGCATCCATCCCATATGGGCCGTGGTCACAACCCAAGTGCCATTTGTGCCAAAAACAGATAGATCCTCTTCTCTCTCCCCAATCCTTGGCGCCAATTTCTGCTACGATCCACTGTACACTTCTCGCTACGATCCGAGATAGCATCATCACCCATTCACCCTGCAAAAATTTTCGAACCGAGGCGATTTCAAAATCCGCGAATGGGACAACTCAAAAACTTGGACGCGCACGCACACGGGCGGCGCGAACCCGAGGAGGACAGGAGCCTCTTGCGTTTGTCCTGCCTGCACACTGCCAGGGCACTGTGCTTGTTTCGTTTTGTTTTGAGCCACCTTTCTACTGAAGACATCCTGTTCTCTGTCAGGTTGGTGGTCAGTGAAAGATGCTGACCAGATCCGACTTTACCGCAAAAACTAGAACTTTTGTTTTGATGGTAAAAAAAAAAGTTAGAACTTGACTTGGTGCAGAAGAGAACAAAACAGACTGCAGAATACCTGAATGTGCAAGGGCAAGAGAGGACGGGCTATTTTGCACGGGATCGGAGTCAATTAATAAGCCTGGAATTACTACTTAAACATGCGGGGTTGACTGTGGCGGCGTGGCTTTGATTGTCTTTTTCTAGTTGCAGGTGCCTTTAAGTGAACCTTGGAGGGCCATTGCTCCGTGCACTCACAGCTTTTTAATTTCCGGCATCTATTTAAATTTTTCAGTACTAGTGattttatttttgttttttCTGGAATCTGCATTTATTTAATTAAGGAGGAGGAACTAAAAGTAGAAAATGTACCCTTactttttgtgtgtgtgtgtggatgggtgtttggggggggggggggggggggggtcggacCTGTATTATCAGCTAAATGATTTCTGACATATACACATCGATCCAATCCaactgatatatatatatatatatatatatatatatatatattgtaaaAGAAAAAATATAGTAGTGATGTGAAAATTTGTGAGATTTCTATTAGATTCCTTTTATTTTTGCCAACTAGCTCAGCAAGGCTATACACATCGATCCAATCCAACTGACATGTATATTTTGTCTGAAACCTCACGATCGAAGTTTTGTAGTACATCCCTCGATTATAAAATAGCTGCTAATAACCAGATGGAATTCATTATTACATATAGGGTGGCGTGAGATTTTGACTAAACATGCATTCTATACATTGCTTCTCTAATTGTAAATACTAAATGATATTTTTGTTATATAAAGCAAGCCGATTTACCCGGTACACACAAGGGCGGATGCAGCGTTGGAGCTAGCggctctcctcttcttcctcctataCATTTATccctttttcttctctttcttcttcttcttcctttcttctccTCTACCTCCACCTCATGTTTCAATCAGTGGCCGACCCAGAAAAACTCTGGAACCTAGGCAACGAAAGCTGTGCCCGTCCATGCTTAGATTAATTTGTGCTTGCTGTATACAGTGATCAGCTATTCTAGGCTTACATCCATGGTATTTCCCTTTCTTTTGCCCAGCTGAGCTGTGCAGGTGCCCCTCTGCTCACTTGGGAGTCCACGCCAGTGTCTAGAGTTACCGCGCCCTGCGTTCGTGAAAGTTCgtgaaaggatcttggtgataCGTGGAGAAGATAAATAGGTATAAttgaaaattttgaaaaattctTCGCAACAATTAAATCTGTCGGAACTTCAGACACTGTGTAGGACTTCTGTCACTGGACCGGAACTTCcgaaaaaagaaaaattattatatgaaattcaaaattaaacttaaAACTGTAGAACctggctgaatcaaaagttgcacaacaataCTAGAAGACTTCTGCAGGTaatctttgcaagcacaacgAGAGGACGCTCCACGGACGACACCAAACCGTCTAAAAGCAAgtttcaagagtaacaaatacAAATCGAaggatgaagatgcttcaagtgctcttgagatgaacttgaCTGCCCTCTCACTTAAAATGATCGAGTCTCgcacctcaatcttgctctcacctAAACTCTAGCTCAAATCAACCAAAGGATTAGCTCGAGAAGAGATTGGGGAGGAGTATTAAATGCTCTTGGAGATGTTTGTCTCGGATTAGATCAGCAGCAAGTGAAGTAGAGGCTGGGAGGGTATAAATATCTGAGCCCGAAAAACTAGTCGTTTGTGCTCTGGTTAAGTGAttatcggaacttccgacccttTTAAAACTGGCTGGCCGAGCACCCCCTATCAGAAGAATCAAGTTACTTCCGACACCCTgccggaacttccgacaaatACAGAAACTGCGGGAACATAAATGTACAAGTGTATGATTTGTGTCTCTTATAGGAGGTTAGCATCTCAGTTAAACACTTTGACATCTTCAAATCATCTCCTtgcatccctcttaatagtacggtgttttctgtactcaaattcaaaatataaaataaataaagatcttCTTTTGATCCCAACACAGTCTTTTAAGCAAATTTGGcgtcttttcttgctctttttcatttcattgaattttaacctgttcataactcgataaactcatcagctccttaattttgtatgtcatcaacaccaaactCACTTAGGgagccaaatgcactttcagtCCGCCCCTGGTTTCAATGAAGTTTCCAGGCTGTAGAGGATGCCCCAATGGAGTTTTCAGGCTGTGGAGCCCCCCCCCTCCAGCCCCCATGCTAGGGTTTAGGGTCCAGGATATACACTAGCTGACAGGTCCAGagacccgaggtccctggcggATCCACTTTCTGCTGGCATTCTAGATGGTCTAAGACCACGCATGGGTCAAACAGGCGCCCTCTTGGGCCGTGACTTTCTCCAGGCCGTCTAGGCCCATGGTCCCGATCGGCCGGCTGAAGCCTCGGCCCGCGTCCTCGACCGAGGGGACGACCAAAGCCTAGGTCCGTACTATGGTCCCGACCTAAGACGTCAACAGAATTCTGCCACGCACGTGTCACTTTCCCTGACCGACGAGGTCGGGGGCCGGCCGAGCCTCACACACTGACCGTCCTCGGAGCTAGGTGCTGAGGATAAGGACGGACACGCTGGAGTTAACTTGCCGTACaggccaaccactccctccacggGGGTTACTGTCCCCTGTGTTGCCACAGTGGAGGGACACTATTCCACCTGCCTGTCCTCACAAAGGGATGGGACGCAACGTCATCACGACGCAGCGGACACGTCTCCATCACAATGGAGTGACGAGGCGCAGCGCCAGGGATGGAGCGTGACTACCATACCGTACTTATCATCGCACGCCTGCCGCCTGCCCGACGGAGCACGACGCGCAGGGACAAGATAAGACGGCCACCCTACGACGCAGGACTTGGATGGTGATCATCGGAAGATCCCGATTGATAAAGTTGGCAGTCCTGGCTGACAGAGCTGGTGACTCCGACCAGCGAAGTTTCCCTACAGCGAAAACTGAAGCAGtcttagtttttttttttgggggggggggggcagaatATAGGAGGAGTCGTTCCGAAGGTGCAAAGTAAGCGGTTTGACTTTGACAGCTCATGGCATATGGGATATGTGCAAGATGAGAATCTGTTAATCAAGGATGAAATCAAGGGAAGGTGAGACTAGAGAAAACATTGTAAAGTACCCAGAAAACATGGAAGACCACACCCACCCCAGCAAAAGGAAACCCTGGAGCTACCCGAACTCGGCAGCGGCGGCACCGCAACACCCGTCTCTCTCGCAGCAGCCACCCCCATGTGCCGCCGCGATCCACTTGCCGCGCGCGGGTCCACCTGGACGCTGACGGGGCGCCATTAAGGTAATCGGACAAGCAAAACTGAGCTGGTCCGAACACGCGCCCACTGACTGACACTATCCCACTCTCTCACTGACACATTCATGCCTAAGCCCAAGCAAAGCAAGCGTGTCTATTTTCATTACTACACGCAGCTTGAAAAGCTACGCGCACACGGACCGCCCCGCGCGGTGCGCACGTGGCGTCCTGTGAGCGGCGCACGGCCGGCGGGCCCTGGGCGTCAGCGGGATTGACAGCGATCTGTGTACGCGGCGCGGGTGGGCGTACGGGGAGGACGGAGCCCGCATTTAATCAGTTCAGCTAACGCCGCCGATTAACTCCGCCAACGTGCAACGGGCGCGGGGTCACCTCGCGCACCGCCGCGCGGCCCGCCACCTCCCGCTGAGCGGTGGGTTCGGCCCGCCCTGGGCCCCAGTGCGCAGGGACGGCGCGCGGGTGGATTGGAGGTGGGCGGCGAGGTGGGCCCGGCGAGTTGGCCTACTGGGGCCTGGGGTCCCCGGGCCGTTGCTGTGCTCTGCGCCCGTCttgttcctcctcctccctccccacCTTCCTCTTCCCTCCCGAATCCATCCATCCAGCAGGTACCCACTCCAATAATAAAAGGTTGAAAAGTTTTGGAGAGGGGGTGGTcacagccgcgccgccgccgggccgccggggatctcggccgcATTGCGCGTCCCCGCCGAGTACGGGCTCGGACCGGCGCTGCTCGTCGCTGTTTTCTCTgggagcggcggcggttggCTGATTCGGTGCCGGTTTCGCTTCGGCTGCTCCTCGAGCGGACTGGAGGGGCCTGCCGGAGCTCGGAGGCGGGGGTTCCTCAGCGTCCGGCCGGGTTTCCGCGGCCCGACGTTGGCTCCGGAGCGGCCCAGATCAGGGCGGGCCGTGAGGTGGGAGCTCCTCTTGTAAATGCTGGTTTGATGTCTGCTTAGAGAGTGTGGCTCAAGCTTAATCTTGTTCCTCAGGTGGTGGTATTCGTCGTGCACGGCGTGCATTGGGAACGGATTTGGTGGAAAGGGACATCGGAATCCTGCGCCCAAAAAGGTACAATTACCGCTTTATTTCTCCCTTTATGCAGGGTTCATgccttttttcttttctccgCTTTCTGATGCCCCTTTCTGAGAATGTGGCATTAAAAACGCTGAAATGTGGAGTGCCTCCTGGAGTTAATGTTGTTGCTGGCATCAGTTTAATTTCTTCCCCTGCGGTATAGTTTGGTTAAATTGTGCTGGACCAGAAACTGCGTACCTACCATCTGATGAAGATCTACCAACCTCTATTCCTCAGAATGCTTGGTTTCCTAGCCAGCCATCCGTTCCATTCCATTCAGTAAAGCCTAGTGCTGGGGTCATTCACCTAGCGAAACTGGATGTGAGGGAGGGGGTGTTGTTTTGGAGTTCTTGGGCATGTCTTCGCCGTCATGCTTAGCTCATCAATCTAGATATGGAGTCAAATGGTTAGGGAGGACCGGAGGACGAAGAGGTTTATTGATCTGTTTTGGATCTAAATTTTCGTGGTGAGTAGGGGTGGGATATTTTGTTTACAGTGAAGCACTTGGGGGATAAAGGCTTCTTTCTCTGTAAAAATATCGTAGCCTGACAGGTGACCTCTGTGTTTATCTTCCGGGGTAGGACCGAAGAGCATTTCCAGCAGTTCCCCAATAAACATCTGCCAATAACAGATTATTGGGATATCCCAATACCACTTTCATGAGTTATTGGGGGAGATGCCTTTACAATTCCCCAATAATCTCATCCCAATACAACTAACATATTGGGAGAGTCAAAATTCTCCCTTTATTTGAGGGGAGTTGGGGTGAAATATTAGGATAACCCAATAATTATTGGGGAAAGGTAGAGGTATTGGGGAACTGTTGGAGCATATATTTTTCCCAATATTAACAGTTTATTAGGGAAAGGGAGACTGCTAGAGATGGAACTTTTCTAAATCATTAACCAAATAACAGCAGCAGGACTAGTGTCAGTTTTTATGCCAGTTTAATCACCAACTTAGATGATTGAGTTATGTTGTACTAAAATAACTGATAATGACTCCTCTGTGTTAAGTCTTCCTCTCCATCTTGTGTGTATTCTTTATATCTTTTCATCAGCATATGTTTTTCAAGACATAACAGATTTTTCCATTATATATGCAGGCGCCAAGCTCTTCCTTCGGCTGATGTAGCAATCTTTAATCAAAGTTGGTCCTCAATATACTGATACTTCAAGATGGAACAAATTTCAGTGAGTTGTTTGCTGCTTTTAATTACACTCGTAGTGGTTTCAATACCTGTATTTTTCAAAACTTAAGCACTGACAAATCTGTGCTTGTCAAATTTTTTAATCAAATGTGTAGCTTGGCACCAGATACAAGGAGTGCAGGCCACGAAGAACTAGCAGCTGTCAAACAaaagtacttgttggaaaggaTGTATTTAATGAACTAGAGCAAAGGCGTTCATCACCCAGTGTGATTGCAAAACTTATGGGAATTGAGGTTCTACCACCTTCTAGTGCAGTGCATAGTCGGCCTCAAGAATTTAAGGATGTCTTTGAAGTGTCAGAGGAGCCACCAGAGGCTGTCAATAGAGAGAGGTCTCATCATTTCCCAAAGGGCTTGCCAAGCTTGAAACAAAGGGCGCTAAGATTAAAAAAGCTTATGCCATCAAAAACTCTCCATAGAGATGATACACATGATTGCCATGTAGAGTGCACAGATGGCTTGGGTTGCTTGAACTCAGTAGAAATAAATAATCCTTTATTTGAGAAGCGCCCTCATGATATGAACTATTGTGCAAATTATCAGTATGAGAAAGATACATCAAGTGTTTGCAGGACGTACCCTGTGGGTTTAGCCAATTCTTCGCTCAGCAATCTTAGACTTTTATCAAGAGCAAAAAATGAAGATTTCAACAGCATTGTTGTTTTGGAGCCATGCTTGGAAAAAGGCCATGATCCAGAAAACGTTTTTTCCATTCCATACCTTTCTCCTGTTAATAAGAACTGCAGGAGAGGCATGAAACATAAGCAATCTGAGTATCTTGTAATGGAGAACGGAAGAGTTCAGCAACATCTGTTAGGTACTGAAGATATTAATGTGCCTAGAATTAGAAAAGAAAGATTCTTGCCTAGTGACTCCATTGATCCACTGCAAATTGGACAGGAAGCATCATTTCATCAGTTTGGCAATACTGATGCAAGTTGTTCTGGATCATCTCAGAGGTATTCTTGTGGTAATGATAACTTTAGGCAAACTAACAGGTCATCATCAAACAGCACACTGTCAAAATTACGCCGGCATGCAGAATCAGCTGCCGGTTCGAAAACTCTTGCTGAAATGTTTGCTTTATCTGATTCTGAAAGACTGAAGCTAAATTCGAACTCACATGCTCCGCTTCGACGCAATAAGATTGACCATGACAATGGTCATAGCAAGGATGGATGCTTTATAGTTTTACCAAAGCATGCACCTCTGCTGTCTGTCCAAAGCTCAATGGACAGGAATTCTTGCTTGGAAGGCTCCTCTCAGGTTAAAAGTAATCCAAATATATCTAATAGTTACAACAATGGCAAATGTCAGTTTGATTCTTTCCAGGGTAAACCAAGACTGCGGAAGGAAATTGGCAATGGCGGTGATGCTAACTTGAGGAATGCTTCCTGTTTCCAAAATCTGATGGCAGACAACTTTTCAAGTCCTGATTGCTCAAATGAGAAAGTATTGTTCACAACTGATGAAGATTTAGTGCAACAACCAGCAGAATCTGAAGCTTCAGGGTTCAACTTGCGGTTTTCTAGGAAACAACGGGTATGTGTCCTTGCGTCCATGAATTTAATTAACCAAAAAGAAAGGAGTATAACTGAGGATAGTTTACTTGTATGCTCACTGAGTTATGGTTACCATTAGAAATTAAAATCATCTACTATATATTCACATGCAAATCTTACAGTTTTCAGTCTGTAGATATGTTTAATGTTCTGATAGGTTTTTAGAGGTAATAAGTTTTCATGCTTTGCTCTTTTATTAGTTCTGAAGCTGATGTGTACAATACAAAAGTAGTAAGATGCCTTTTTTtgctttgttttttttttatgtTGAAAAGTAGTTGGTAGTGTTTTTTGCGAGGGCATGTGCAGTTCTGACCTATTGATATGTTTGGAACCTTAAACATAAAAGATGACCTATTTTAGGTTGTATTAGTCCATTGTTTATTGTACTCATGTTAAATTTGAAGTATCCGCTGTATACTCATCCAATTGTTTCTTTGTGTGTTTTAGGTGACAAGATTGCCTTTCCATGGTCATGATTATGAATCAATATCTGTTTCGGATGATACTGATGGTTCAAAGTCTTGTAAAGGCTTAAAAGAGGTTGAGCAACCCAGCCCAGTGTCTATCCTTGAGCCTCCAACTGATGAAGATAGTTGTTTTTCAGGATGTTTCAACTATGATTTGCAAGAGATGACTAGTAAGTGAGACAAACTTAACCTTTCCCAGTAAAATAAAGGAAAAGGCTGCACTGAACTCATGTGTACTTCTAAGGTGAAATAGTTTCTGAATCGAAGGTTGTAATTGTTTGCACCTTAGCCTATCATTGTAGGTAACTAGAATATTTAGATAGTGCTTGTTTACGTCCCAATCTGTAAACTGACACTAAAATGAAACATTCTTAAAATGGATTCGCAAGTAGAAGTACGTTGACAAAGGTCCTCAAACCAATTCTTTAGAAATTTTCAGCTTCATAGTTTTCTTAACAGAAgcttctctcttttcctttgGTGTAGAGAAACAAGGAGATAGCCATCAAAATCATGATGAACCTGAAGTTTCCATGTCTAGTGATGATGAAGACCATTCTGCTTACCAATCCTTGGAAGCATTTCAGGTGGAGGAAGACAGGGACTTCTCATATCTCCTTGACATACTCATATGCTCTGGTATCATAGTTGCTGACTGGCAGCTCATCTGCAAGTCATGGTACTCGCCTGGTTGCCCTGTTGGCCCTCATGTCTTTGAAAGGCTTGAGAGGAAGTACAACAAAATCGCCACATGGGCAAAGCCTGAGAGGAGGCTTTTGTTTGACCTTGTGAATTCAATCCTTTCTGAGATCCTTGCACCATGCGTTGATATGCACCCATGGGTGCAGCCAAGTAGACACTGTGTGCCTCTTTGGGGCCTAGAAGGGCCTGTTGAGAAGGTTTGGCAGACAATTGTTAGGCAGCGGGAAGATTGTGTCACAGGGCATCCCGATGAGATGGTTCTTGATACAAACTGGCTGGAAGTAGGCAACGACATCAATATGGTGGGGAAGCAGATAGCCAGGATGTTGCATGGGGACCTCTTGGAAGAAGTCATACTGGACTTACTCAGAGGTTGGTAGTTTCATGAGAACCCAACTAAGAACTTCGCCATGGTAGCAGAGTACTAAGGCAACATGGGGTTTCCCAAACTTCAAGCAGATTATGCTGAAGTCTGTAACGGCTTTTCAAGTGCACATATGCTGCATTTTTCTTCTGGTTTGAGATAGGAGCTATGTATCATATGTCATTACACTGGAGAGCATAATATACAGGCCAAAACACGCTACTGTAGTTATTTCTGGATTCTGTAGTGACAAAAGCTGTACTATCCAACACTTTGATGTGTGTAGTAAACTAGAAATTATATCTAGAAGATCATACCTAGCCTTTTTGAAGGTATTAGTAAATATTTAGGATTCAATTTTTGCTAATGAGCAGCACATGTTAGAGAATGCAGAGTATACTGAGGGGAAGAAGTGAATCATATACCCGTGCCTTGCTACCCTACACAAAACGAACATATGAATATGTATAGTTCATGTGTGTGAATCATAGAGGAAGTGCACATAATACAAATACGGACAGATAATTATTGTCACATGTTGGAGGTTTATGTGTTAAATTATATTAACTGAAATGTGCCCATGTAATTAGAAAAAGTAATTCTTATCGTTTAGGGTCTATGTGTGATGATTGCTAGACTAAAGGAATATGAATTATGGATTGAAATACCAGCCTATGACTTCTCCTTTTTACGTTGGTTGCAATTATTCCTAAGCCAAAGGGCTTTTTGCAAACTAACCTAGGATATAAAAAAACTCGGCCTGCGAGCGGTCTTCTCACGCACACTAAGAAAATCTTCGAACCCCTACCCCACACTTACACAGGGACCGTAGCCCTAACCGAACCGATTCCCCGTGTGAGAGCGGGTTGATACGGGACCGATCCACTTCCATATGCTTTGGCGTGTAGGCAGGCGAGAAAACTTTTTTAATCCTAGTCTGAAATTCGTTCCCACCGGGAGTCGAACCTAGCACTTGAGGAGTGCTACAGAGGCCACGTAATCAAATAACCTAGGATATGGCCCCGTGGACTTTTCAAAATGTCCTTTAGAAGTTACCGAAAATTAAAATGAACTTTTGCAAGTACTGGCGGAATGCTAGTGCTATTGTGCTTCTGAAAAGTGTGGCCTAGCCTACTAAGTTTGGGTTAGTTAAAGAAAAATGCTCTTACTACGAGGAAATAGACATTCCTTGTTCAGAAAAAAATAATTTAGCATCCCCACGTCAGCTGCTGCTGCATTGCTGCGCTCACAGGAAGGTTAGAAAGTTCTTGGCCCCTATGCTTAGAGACCTGCAATGAGCTAGCTCAAGACCACTCGTAGTGCGAGAAAGAACAACCAATGGTACCTTAGACTATTTCTGGTATGCATCACG from Panicum hallii strain FIL2 chromosome 3, PHallii_v3.1, whole genome shotgun sequence encodes:
- the LOC112886505 gene encoding uncharacterized protein LOC112886505 isoform X2 encodes the protein MEQISLGTRYKECRPRRTSSCQTKVLVGKDVFNELEQRRSSPSVIAKLMGIEVLPPSSAVHSRPQEFKDVFEVSEEPPEAVNRERSHHFPKGLPSLKQRALRLKKLMPSKTLHRDDTHDCHVECTDGLGCLNSVEINNPLFEKRPHDMNYCANYQYEKDTSSVCRTYPVGLANSSLSNLRLLSRAKNEDFNSIVVLEPCLEKGHDPENVFSIPYLSPVNKNCRRGMKHKQSEYLVMENGRVQQHLLGTEDINVPRIRKERFLPSDSIDPLQIGQEASFHQFGNTDASCSGSSQRYSCGNDNFRQTNRSSSNSTLSKLRRHAESAAGSKTLAEMFALSDSERLKLNSNSHAPLRRNKIDHDNGHSKDGCFIVLPKHAPLLSVQSSMDRNSCLEGSSQGKPRLRKEIGNGGDANLRNASCFQNLMADNFSSPDCSNEKVLFTTDEDLVQQPAESEASGFNLRFSRKQRVTRLPFHGHDYESISVSDDTDGSKSCKGLKEVEQPSPVSILEPPTDEDSCFSGCFNYDLQEMTKKQGDSHQNHDEPEVSMSSDDEDHSAYQSLEAFQVEEDRDFSYLLDILICSGIIVADWQLICKSWYSPGCPVGPHVFERLERKYNKIATWAKPERRLLFDLVNSILSEILAPCVDMHPWVQPSRHCVPLWGLEGPVEKVWQTIVRQREDCVTGHPDEMVLDTNWLEVGNDINMVGKQIARMLHGDLLEEVILDLLRGW
- the LOC112886505 gene encoding uncharacterized protein LOC112886505 isoform X1, whose amino-acid sequence is MEQISLGTRYKECRPRRTSSCQTKVLVGKDVFNELEQRRSSPSVIAKLMGIEVLPPSSAVHSRPQEFKDVFEVSEEPPEAVNRERSHHFPKGLPSLKQRALRLKKLMPSKTLHRDDTHDCHVECTDGLGCLNSVEINNPLFEKRPHDMNYCANYQYEKDTSSVCRTYPVGLANSSLSNLRLLSRAKNEDFNSIVVLEPCLEKGHDPENVFSIPYLSPVNKNCRRGMKHKQSEYLVMENGRVQQHLLGTEDINVPRIRKERFLPSDSIDPLQIGQEASFHQFGNTDASCSGSSQRYSCGNDNFRQTNRSSSNSTLSKLRRHAESAAGSKTLAEMFALSDSERLKLNSNSHAPLRRNKIDHDNGHSKDGCFIVLPKHAPLLSVQSSMDRNSCLEGSSQVKSNPNISNSYNNGKCQFDSFQGKPRLRKEIGNGGDANLRNASCFQNLMADNFSSPDCSNEKVLFTTDEDLVQQPAESEASGFNLRFSRKQRVTRLPFHGHDYESISVSDDTDGSKSCKGLKEVEQPSPVSILEPPTDEDSCFSGCFNYDLQEMTKKQGDSHQNHDEPEVSMSSDDEDHSAYQSLEAFQVEEDRDFSYLLDILICSGIIVADWQLICKSWYSPGCPVGPHVFERLERKYNKIATWAKPERRLLFDLVNSILSEILAPCVDMHPWVQPSRHCVPLWGLEGPVEKVWQTIVRQREDCVTGHPDEMVLDTNWLEVGNDINMVGKQIARMLHGDLLEEVILDLLRGW